The Diabrotica virgifera virgifera chromosome 4, PGI_DIABVI_V3a genome segment gtctctgagggctatggtgttaagcgtatagagctcaaagtacatcccaatgggggggggttacaacccccaaaaccccccccctggttacgcctatgcggaaaagcgacacctggtttcttcgctctgtacttttattcgcacttttaattatattggccaatcatatggtcctggttactggataattgtcaaggccatagtccaaaaaaaataataagaagaaaaaataagatttaggttatgttattaaaacgtaaacaattgtatgtagtaaataaaattagttattaaaatgcagtactgcaaacaaaatacaattaattaaatttacctttgtataataattgcatatcatatcaatattgtgaagcaatatataatttttcttcttaaatgacaataggtatgaaatgtatgtcaatttgacaatttcaattgacaatatgaattatttaagaaagttgcaatatttctccgctattcgcgcacgatcgtttcgcgtatgccttccgagtacttgcacaccgcaaATATGCAAATTTCaggaacaataagagggatacacttttaaaaacattgttaaaagtttgtaggTATGTACTTAAaaatttgtttgtgtttaaagacttttaataaattctgaaacacgaaatataaaatgtgttgaACATGAACATGTTTAAGCCAGTAccgattcgttaaattgataaacataatttcaattataactgtaataacggTTATGTAGTTTCCATCCATGTtgacaaaaataaacagaataattcaattttgacgttacgaatttgtatagttacgaactgtcgccgttacgaagtgccGCTAttacgagttgtccgttaccacttgtccggttacgaattgtcgcgttacgagatgtctggttACGGCCATAACCATAACCAAGCTCTAAAATAATAATCGATTAGGCAACGCCGCATCAACTACCATCTCTATTGTTTCTCTTGTTAGCCGTTTCAGATAAATATATTTTCCTGTAACGTTTTTTAGCGAATAACTGATCCTCTAGGTATTCTAGTTCATTCACGTGACATAAGCCCGCTTGTGTCACTTGTCCCACAGGTGCAAACTCTTCTTCTCCATTATCACTTTCCTCTTCGTTTTATAGTTCGTATTTTCTTAGTTCACGGTCTCAATTCACGGGTCGGTAGAGCCGCAGTCTAACTACTTTTGCAAGTTTCTCCTCCTGGATCTGGGGTTGAAGTTGAAGTGAACAGCATTGAAATAGAATTGAAATACCCACTAACTTACGATGAATATTAGAAAAAATTCATGATACTATCCTGATATAGCGATTGAGTAATACATATTTTTCATTCAATATCGACaacaaatttaattttaattcatattGAGATGCCACAAAGAACACATTTTTGCCATAAACAGTAAAAAGATCTTTATGTCAAACTATCATTCCATTTCTGCCTAATAAATATTCGATAATTacatataaaatttattataaaattgtattttaacATCAAGCTGTCAAAACGAACACAGCGGGCAGCCGAtcttattataaaaaatatatactaatTACTGTGCTTGGATTTTCTCGTCTTGTTTCGGTATGTAAATGCTCTCAGCTCGTTGGTCATGTTTAGCCGCTATTCTAGAGGCCGTAAACAGGAAGTCAGACAGTCGGTTGAGGTAAATGAGAGCTTCTTTGTCTAGACTACCTTTCCGTACTAATGGCACAATTACTCGTTCGGTTTTCCTGCAAATAGCTCTGGCTACGTGTAATGAGGCACTTGCTACCCCTCCACCCTAAAACATACAGTAGAGATTATATGGTtgattccacgaatatacgactgttttggattatcgcgacaacgaatattttagtgggCAACATAAGTAGTAcaaaagtaaatggctctaataattattaacataaacaacaatataatttgcaatttactttcgttcttcatattttgcccaataaaatattcgttgtcgagataattcAACACAGTTGTATGtccgtggaatagggtataataaTAAGTCTTCATTCATAAACCTAACATACAATAATATTAGATTATCAATTAGCCTACTACTGGCTTGTAGGCCCTTAGCTAGACATTCTCTCTATTGACAATTTATATTTGTAACTTGTAAATCCTGACAATAAAGCTTTTTTCTATTCTATTCCAGCTAAATATTATCATCCACCACTCTCTTCTATCCTGTAATGATCTGTGCATACCGACGGCGCACATGGTTCGATTCTTCGATGGAAGACAATGCATGTTCGATCTACTTCCCACTCCGAAGCAGCGAAGACAGAGAGGTGGCCTCCTGAACAGATATAAAATTAAGCGAACGAGGAACAGCAGTTAGTCTTGCTAATATACTCCCTGGTTAAGCTATAGCGAACTGAGCTAGTGAAAACCAATTGATCTGAGACAAAGTGAGTCTCTTTCTTCGTACTAGAGATATtgtttagttttccatttattttttgtttgtacaAATATTCGTTTTTATGGCTATACTCAAATGTAAGCATACCAGTTCATTCAAAACCTGTTTTGGGTCTAACCGCCGCCTAGAGCACGCGAATGTGTCCTGCGAGACACAATATTCATTATTCATTACAGTCCCAACTTCAAAGCAGAAAGGTTGTCTGTGTTCCATTTCAGTTGTTAATTGTGTTGAATACGTTAAATAAAAAGTGTAACCAATAAACTCTCATTTCTTTACAGAtatatttacaaattttggaaatttaccaAACATACTTACTGGAATTATATACTGCTCAGGGGGAGGTAATTGTTTAGAATATTCTTGTATCCAGTCCTCTAATTCTTTGGTGTAAACTGTAGGGATTACAGATTTATTGGTAGTTGATTTGGAGATGGCTGTactaatatctataattattgtCTGAACTCTTTTTAACTTATCTGTATATCGCTGTTCTGATTCATGAGCATGTTCACGAGCTAAGCTGCAAAataatttatcaataaaaataCATGACCATACTTTAAAACTCTTTACCACCTTCATTTTTATTTGGCATTTTATCTGTTGAAGAATACGGAGTAAAGATAAGGAAGGAAAAACAAAGGCACAAACAGAAAAAGGAGCAACAAATCAATAAAGAGTTCGAAGAAATGGAAAACTTAAATAGAGAACATGAacacagaaaattttacaaatgaGTTAAcaacacaaaaagaaaaaaatttcaaGCCACAAGTGAACTAAGTCAAGGCTCAATGGAATAAATGAATgaaatgaaaataattattattttcaactAAAGAATAGAAGTATGCAGAAAGTAAAGCTGAAGGACCTGAAGGTAGAGATGATATGGaactatggtctgtttttaaaccaagaggagtgattcaaatttaccataATGCTTGTATGTAATTgttccaacctcaggcaagtttactccactgttatcaaattttgacataatgacatttatgaaattttgacactactggcatttcataggttcaTTAAGTTATATctgcgattttttgtgttttctgcattattcctttaatttttagatttttagtctgcttttatataaaaacagttgtttttagaactctgtagcgacataatataatataatatttatggattactgtCAAAGGTTGACatgaccaaaaaagaagatgtatttggtgatttttctagtgactttcttgggtgtgaatctgtctttttagtttactcctcttggtttaaaaataaactatagaACAGGAGTAAACTGAGCTACCAACTTTGGAAGAAATAAGAAAATCAATCCAGTCTTTAGCCAGAAGCAAGTCACCTGGAGCAGTCAATTTACTCACAGAAATATTTAATTGTGGAGGTCAAACATTTGTAACTGCCTTTCATAAACTATTAATACAGATATGGTACGAACAAGCCTTGCCAGAAGATAGGAGTACTGGAATTATTATGCCTATACACAAAAAGGAAACATGCTtgactgttccaaattttgaAGGAGTTCACTTCTTAATACAGCATACAAAATTTTGTCCCAGATACTTATGAACAACTGGCACAGTATTCTGACAACCTAATGGTTAGCAAAGAGACTTTTTGAAAAACAGATCTACCATTGTTCAAATTATCATCCATCAAACAAATATTAGCAAAAAAATGACAGAGTACAACATATACTGCCATTACATCTTCATAGACTTTAAGGCTGCTTATGATACTGTTGATAGACCACAATTATTATATTTGGGTATTTAACAGAAGACTGTGCTAGAGAGATGTGCTATCATGCACCCTGTTCAACCTAGCATTAGAAAAAGTTATGAGAAATTCAGGAATAAAATAAAGGGGT includes the following:
- the LOC126883347 gene encoding corrinoid adenosyltransferase MMAB-like, translated to MVFRRFITSRQLNYVRTYCNKNESKSQDKVPQDAPVLTIPQNFSRLGDNGTSKTINGEVMAKDCEIFNAIGATEELLSYLGLAREHAHESEQRYTDKLKRVQTIIIDISTAISKSTTNKSVIPTVYTKELEDWIQEYSKQLPPPEQYIIPGGGVASASLHVARAICRKTERVIVPLVRKGSLDKEALIYLNRLSDFLFTASRIAAKHDQRAESIYIPKQDEKIQAHDEEIKYQNSILIENH